ACGGCAACACCGTCACTCTCACCTTTGATCATGTCAGCAATGGAGGGCTCTACAGCTTCGATGTCAAAGAACCTCGAGGTTTCGCAATCGCAGGAGAAGACAAAAAATTCGTGTGGGCTGAAGCCAAAATCAATGGGAAGAACCAGGTCATTGTCACCAGCGAAGCAGTGGCCGAGCCCGTATCTGTTAGATACAACTGGGACATCAATCCGATTGGTAATCTTTACGACCGCAACGGCCTCGCGGTTACACCATTCCGCACTGATGACTGGCCAGGGGTTACGATCAATAATGTGAAGTAACCCAGTTCGCATTTGATTTTAGGGAAATAGCAATTCCTCATAAAACTATTACTGGCACAGAGCTGTTTTTTATTAGCCGCAGATGGAACGCGGATTTTCGCTGATAAAATAATGGATCGTTTGAATTCAAGCCGCGTCTCATCTGCGTTAATCCGTGGCTACATTCTTCTTTGTGCTATGTAATTGTTTATGAAAAAACTTAGCTAACAGAAAACTAGTTTCCGCTAAAAAACCTCATGCATCGCTTTGCAAGCTCCGAAGTGGAGTTTAACGGTATCTTCTATCTTGAGGGAATAACCTCCGGCCAGAACAACCACAACCGGGACCCCCTTGGATTTGCAAAACTCCATCACCCTTCGGTCTCTCTTATAAACACCCTCATCAGTCAGACTCAGGCCACCCAGCTGGTCGTTGCAATGCAGGTCGACACCAGCGACGTAGAAAACCAAATCCGGCGAAAATTTTTGTTCGATGATAGCCAGTCCCTGATCAAGTGCCTTTAAATAAGCTTCGTCCTCAATGCCGTCTTCGAGGCCGATGTCCAAATCACTCTTCTGTTTCTCAGGGTAATTGTTTTCCTGATGAACCGAAAAGGTGAAGACGGAATCATTGCCTTGGAATATCCTGGCTGTACCATTCCCTTGATGGACATCCAAATCTATCACAAGCACTTTCTTACCGGTTTCATTCAAGACACACTGAGCACCAATCGCAATATCATTGAAGTAGCAGAAGCCCTCGGCATGCCCGGCGAATGCATGGTGAAATCCGCCTCCAACATGAAAGGCAGCACCTTCTTCCAGGGCCACTTCAGCGGCCAGGATGGAACCACCCGCCATCATCCGCATGCCATTGATTAGCTCGGGGAATAAAGGAAACTCCGACGACATCGTGATCGGCGTCTGTCTACAGTTTAGGAGATCATCAAGGTACTCACGAGTATGAATCAGAGCCAGGGTATCCTCAGATGGAGAAACCGGCCGATGGACCATCAACATGTTCCCGGCATATTCCTGAATCTTCTCGTAAAGCATCCTGTATTTGATCACCGGGAAAACATGATCCCAGTTGTCATATCGATAACTATCATCAAATACGATATCCATTTATCTATGATACTACCATAAAGGCATCGGTTTGAGTCGATCTCATTCCGTATATGCTTTGAAATCTTTTTCAGTCAGTGGAGAGGCATATTTCACTAAAGTCCACTTTGCTTCGATAGTGCTTCCTCCTTAGTCATCGGCAAAGGCGGGAAATCAAAATCCTCTGAAACTCTTACATTCCAAAACTCACGACCTGTACGGAGGTTTTCATAAACAAAAGACTCATTATTCAGCGTCTTAATCAAATAAGTTTCTTCGAAGTCATCGTTTGATTCCCAGTAACCAGAATGGATGTAAACCATAATTTTATGGACCAAACTCACGCGACTCGCATCAGCATGTTCAGTTGAAGTATAGTAGTGAGTAGAATCAGCTCCCCAACTGCCAATCTCTTCAATACGTGAGTCAAAAATGGCTTCTTCGGAATTAATTACTCTATTAGGACCATCTGCAGAATACTCAATGGAATCAAACCATCTGAAGGAAATATTCACACTGCCATCCATCCTGCGCTCTGCAATCCAGTCATAACGTCTTTCAATGTTATCATCAAATAGTCCATACCACTTCCCGGAGACTTTTTCGTTGCGAGGCGAATGCGAATATTTCGAAAGCAGAAGATAAGAAATAGCCGACAAAGCCACAACTAATACCGCGATTACAAATACGACTTTTTTCATTTTTCTTTGTACTGAAGCAAATAATTATACTCTTCCGGTAACCGGGTAATGATGTAACCCATGCTTTCAAAGACATCCAAACGTGAACGATCAAAGCACTCGACAAGTATGGTTGGTCGCGCTGCCTGAATAAAGTTCATTGCTCCTTCAAAAACGGACTCCTCTGCTCCTTCCACGTCGATTTTAATCAGTACGTTTCTGTCTTTCACGAAGTCCGTGAAAATATCGAGTTTCAAAGTGGGAACCGAGCACCATTCACCAACTCCATAGGCATGATGCAGGGAGTGGTCATTGTCACTTTGGTCTTCCAGACTACCCGTTGTTCCACTTGCTTTATCTAAAAAGAATTTGGCGACACCCACGCTGTCACTCATGGCAAAAGGCAGCAAATAGCAGTTCTTTAACTGATTTCTGTGGATGGTTTTTGCCAACAATCTCTGATTCGTCATATCCGGCTCAACTAAGAAAATATCCTTAACTCCCTTGGCCAGGGCACCCCAGGAATAAAGCCCGACGTTGGCACCTATATCAAAAAAAACATCGATATCATGATCATCGATTGCTTTCCGGAATGCATCACGCGATTCGTTTTCCTTTCCTCCATGTGGCAAGATCACACTGGCATCTCTCAGCAACTTCACGGAGATGGAGAGCCCCTCGCAACGGCACCGAAAGTCAGGATCCAGCTTTTCCTGAATGAAACGAAATACACGCAACTGACGAAGACGCCAGAGAGGGTGAAAACGATCACGGATTACAGTCAGCAGTTTCATTCGTGAGAGGTCAGCTCCTCCGAACTAAAAACAACCATGTCGTCCGTGTAAAGGTCTCGGTTACTGGCATTGAATTCATACTTCAGCCGACATTCAAGACTGGCAATATCCAGCAGCTTGTAACCAGTGGCGATGTAACGCTCATCACCTTCATGCTTTAAAGAGAAAGCCGCCAGTAGGTGAAACCCATCCCCCGTAATCTTCGGGTCTTTTGAAGGTGAAAGATAAAATGTGCGCTGACTCGAACTGACGTTATCATCGTTGTAAGTTTTCACCTCCAGGTAAAAAAGTTGATCTCCCTTCCGCACTTCAACGTCAGGATATCCAACCGAACGGCGCTTGCCGGACTGTGCCATCGGAGTATCCGCTGAAAAACCAGCCGCCTTGAGTTCTTCAATCAAAACCTGCTCCACATCCAAGCCCGCCTCATTGACCCGGCCGGCTTTGACGCCTTCTTTCCGCAGTTTCAGAAATGTATTTTCCATCACTTGACTGAAAGCATCGCCTTCCTCACCGTCCCAATCGAGAACATTGTAACCAGTCATCGACGGAATGATTTGGCGCAGCGGTACCCGCTCCCCCGCAGGAAGCATGTTATCAAAGAGAGCTTCAGTTTGGGCAAAAGTCGTTAGGGCGCACAGATTGACGCAACAGACGGTTGATAAAAAGACGATAAAACTGAAACACGAATGCTTCATCGCTTCTTTCTCGTATATTTTGGATCCTTCAGCATGCGTCGATAAAACCGATAAATATGTTTATGCCATGGCGTTGGACGCACTTCAAGCTTAGCCATATTCTCTTTACCGATCTGGCGTTCCAATTCAAGGAACTGATAAAAGATAGGAAGCGCAAAATCTTTGAGGACTTCACGCTGGGCCGGAGGACAGTCTTCCAGAATACGGCGAACAACACGCTGATGATTGGTGTAGTGATTCGTCACTCGTGAAAAACCAGTTTCCAGAAAACGATACCAGAAAATCTCACGCGGAATGATATCCACATCATAACCCGCATAAGCGAGATTAAGCAGGATTTCCCAATCTTCATTCGAGGCGTTGCGTACGGGAGTAAAACCACCAACCCCCTCAAAAGCTTCCCGGGTGATAATGAAGTTCGCATCTCCAAAAACATTCTCAACTATACCGAAGGCAACAGACCCGCCAATTGGCCGGTAAATGTAGGCAATATCTTCGTCACCAGTAGGAGGTGTATCTGCTTCGAAGGCCGTGAAGTAACAAGTGAGGCAATCCGCGCCTGAACGCTGGATGGCCTCGACCATGGTCGAAAGCATTGGCGGCTTGGCCAGATTGTCCGCATCCATGAAAACGATGTAATCTCCCTTCGCCCTGGCAGCTGCATGATTTCTGGTGTGCCCGACTCCACCGTTTTCCTTCTCAAGGAAAGTCCAGTTGGGGCGGTCGTAGTGCTTTTTCATTTGCGCAAAAACTTCGTTTGCTTCCGGACTCGGACTGCCATCATTGCAGATAATGACTTCGAAGTTCGGATACTCGATCCTATCCACAGACTCCAGCAACTGCGGTAAATAAACTGGATGATTGTAATATGGAATGCAAATGGAAACCAAAGGCTGCTCTGCTTTCGGAGCTTTGGCCAGAGGTTGTAAGGTATCGTGATATTCGCTCCAACTATGATTAGCTGTTGCCGCGCTATAGGCATGTGAGACGTCAAGAGTCAGCTTCTCCCGACGTTCCAGCACATCGGCGACACCTTCTCGTGTTGGTTCGAAGAGACGCTCCTCTGCAGTCAGTTCAGGAATACCTCCGGTCCTTGCGGCGAAAAACGGAAGCTTTCTTTCGATACACTCGATAACAGTATAGGGGCAATTATCGAGCAATGAAGGAATCAGCACAACGCCCCCCGACTCAGCCAGATACTGCATGGCGCCATGTGTGTCGCGTTTGAATTCGCAAGCAATCTCCCAGGAAGGATTCGCAGCCTGAAGCTCATCCAGAATCTCCTCCGCCTTACTACCATTGTGCATTCCAGGCTTTCCGAGGAAAGTAATCTTCCGAATCGTATTCTCGGAATTGCGGGTATTATAAAGACGAAGCCCATCGAGAAACACTCCAAGGCCTTTGCGTGTTTCCAGTCGCCCAAAAAAGATGAGATGGTCAGGATCAGGCTTTGAAACGGACTTTTCTGCTTTCTCAAGGTAGGAACAATGCAAAACCCGACGATCCTTGGCTAATTTCCAACCATTTGATTCGGCCCAATCAAACATATGCTGACTCGGTGCGATCAGCTGATCCGCATGCTGACAGCAATAGCGTTCGACGAAATTCATCTTCATGTCAGGAATGACATGAGTTTGCCATTCCTGCATGCCCTCACGCTGCCATTCGGAGGGACTGTGCATGGTAACTACCAGGCGCGTATTCTGAAGCGCCACTCCGGTCCGCCGGGATCGAATCGAATAAAAACCATTGGCATGCCAGTCCTGAAAATGGACGAGATCAAAATGCTCGGCATCCAGGAACTCACAGATGCGACGAGAGCGCTCCAGGAACCACTCTTCCCAGGGCGCTGCCTTCTTGTATGGATCCCGATTGTCCAGTGAGTCGTGTGTGATGACACGAATTCCCCGCTTCTGATAAGCTTTCTTCCAGCCAGCGCTGATGCCCTCCTCCACCTTCGAGGTAAACAAAATCGTTAACTCGTGCTTGGCCAGTAGCTGGCAAAGATTATAAACGTGTGTGCCAATGCCGCCGTTCCGTATTGGACCAACCATGTCGGGCGTGACAATGCAGATTTTCATGGAGCTGAACTGAATTAGAAAAAAGAGCCTGTCTCAATCAAGACAAAGCTCCTGGAATCGGAAAGCTCGCGAGCCTCGCGTAATCGCTCTATTTTGCAACCCTTCTTTCGAGCCTACGACATCTGCATGACAAATGCAGAAAAAATTCGCTCGTCATTCACAATCGAGATACCTAGAGGTGCCTGCATGTCTATTAAGGTGAATTTGGAAGTTCCTGGTTGGTCAACTGAGATTGAACTCATGGTGTTGGCCCGCCTCGCACAGCTCGTCCCCGACGGAGGTACTATTGTCGAGCTCGGCACACTCGCCGGCAGAACAGCCTACGCCATGGCTGCGAGCAATCCAAAGGTCAAAGTTCACTGCGTAGATGTCTGGGAGAATTTTCTTAAAAGCAGCATCCCGGAGCCTTCCCTCATGCACTTCTCCGGAGATATTGAAGCTTTCGATACGGAAAACATCTACGAATGCTTCCTCAAGCAGGTTGAAGGCCTGGACAATATCGTCCCGCATCGTGGAAAAACCACCGAAGTGCCGTGGGATTCCGACGAGAAAATCGATCTGCTTTACATCGATGCCGACCATGATGAAGAACCCGTTTACCAGGACCTCCTGAAATGGTTTCCCCGCATGAAGCGCAACGGCATCATCCTCGGGCATGACTTCAATATGGGCTCAGTCAAGCGAGCCCTGGCACGCTTTTCCCATGAAACAGATAAAATGGGCGAATACATGCAGTTGATCAATATCCCCAGCTGTGTCATCTGGGCTTATGTCAGAGGAACCGATCATGCTAAGTCCTGGGGCATGGACTTCACCTCACTCTTTCCCTATGGCTGCTGGCATTATCC
The Rubellicoccus peritrichatus DNA segment above includes these coding regions:
- a CDS encoding histone deacetylase, whose protein sequence is MDIVFDDSYRYDNWDHVFPVIKYRMLYEKIQEYAGNMLMVHRPVSPSEDTLALIHTREYLDDLLNCRQTPITMSSEFPLFPELINGMRMMAGGSILAAEVALEEGAAFHVGGGFHHAFAGHAEGFCYFNDIAIGAQCVLNETGKKVLVIDLDVHQGNGTARIFQGNDSVFTFSVHQENNYPEKQKSDLDIGLEDGIEDEAYLKALDQGLAIIEQKFSPDLVFYVAGVDLHCNDQLGGLSLTDEGVYKRDRRVMEFCKSKGVPVVVVLAGGYSLKIEDTVKLHFGACKAMHEVF
- a CDS encoding FkbM family methyltransferase — translated: MKLLTVIRDRFHPLWRLRQLRVFRFIQEKLDPDFRCRCEGLSISVKLLRDASVILPHGGKENESRDAFRKAIDDHDIDVFFDIGANVGLYSWGALAKGVKDIFLVEPDMTNQRLLAKTIHRNQLKNCYLLPFAMSDSVGVAKFFLDKASGTTGSLEDQSDNDHSLHHAYGVGEWCSVPTLKLDIFTDFVKDRNVLIKIDVEGAEESVFEGAMNFIQAARPTILVECFDRSRLDVFESMGYIITRLPEEYNYLLQYKEK
- a CDS encoding glycosyltransferase, which translates into the protein MKICIVTPDMVGPIRNGGIGTHVYNLCQLLAKHELTILFTSKVEEGISAGWKKAYQKRGIRVITHDSLDNRDPYKKAAPWEEWFLERSRRICEFLDAEHFDLVHFQDWHANGFYSIRSRRTGVALQNTRLVVTMHSPSEWQREGMQEWQTHVIPDMKMNFVERYCCQHADQLIAPSQHMFDWAESNGWKLAKDRRVLHCSYLEKAEKSVSKPDPDHLIFFGRLETRKGLGVFLDGLRLYNTRNSENTIRKITFLGKPGMHNGSKAEEILDELQAANPSWEIACEFKRDTHGAMQYLAESGGVVLIPSLLDNCPYTVIECIERKLPFFAARTGGIPELTAEERLFEPTREGVADVLERREKLTLDVSHAYSAATANHSWSEYHDTLQPLAKAPKAEQPLVSICIPYYNHPVYLPQLLESVDRIEYPNFEVIICNDGSPSPEANEVFAQMKKHYDRPNWTFLEKENGGVGHTRNHAAARAKGDYIVFMDADNLAKPPMLSTMVEAIQRSGADCLTCYFTAFEADTPPTGDEDIAYIYRPIGGSVAFGIVENVFGDANFIITREAFEGVGGFTPVRNASNEDWEILLNLAYAGYDVDIIPREIFWYRFLETGFSRVTNHYTNHQRVVRRILEDCPPAQREVLKDFALPIFYQFLELERQIGKENMAKLEVRPTPWHKHIYRFYRRMLKDPKYTRKKR
- a CDS encoding class I SAM-dependent methyltransferase; the protein is MSIKVNLEVPGWSTEIELMVLARLAQLVPDGGTIVELGTLAGRTAYAMAASNPKVKVHCVDVWENFLKSSIPEPSLMHFSGDIEAFDTENIYECFLKQVEGLDNIVPHRGKTTEVPWDSDEKIDLLYIDADHDEEPVYQDLLKWFPRMKRNGIILGHDFNMGSVKRALARFSHETDKMGEYMQLINIPSCVIWAYVRGTDHAKSWGMDFTSLFPYGCWHYPLTEAGFGKKKSEATES